A window of Actinobacillus suis ATCC 33415 contains these coding sequences:
- the selB gene encoding selenocysteine-specific translation elongation factor — translation MIIVTAGHVDHGKSALLHAITGTHTAHLPEEKKRGLTIDLGYAYLPIHTDSNQTDTLGFIDVPGHQKFLSNMLAGLGGVEHALLVVSAEEGIKPQTLEHFEILNLLNFKHIMVVLTKADKVEPAQIDLLISQIKQQLPSLNSAPFFVTSCITGAGIAELKAYLIAQNRQVTNNQPFRYVIDRVFHIKGAGQVVTGTAVAGKVVVGDEIYLSDGTKVRVKAIHAQNHPSESGVAGQRLALNLANVDKQKIARGHCLTELAPTFATDRITVKLSAAQPLKETSVVHIYHFASHITGKLSLLNAKQAVKNTEYFAEVLLDEPLHIAFNDKLIIRNGDDSQTVAGAQVLEIHSPKRHKRSEARLAYLTALAQAGNHAQRIALYLQHNVLALERLLWDEQLFATEIARLGFDTNAEWLYSSTFKQTAQQKVLTKLAEYHSLHQDQLGVAKARLRRMALLELPEKLGLAFIDDLLTTQLLAQTRGWLHLPDHRIEFNPQELQIWQQIRPLFEATNQALWVRDIANQLAIDETEMRNLLYKAGKLGYLIPIVKDRFLLNEQIEAFAQLIRDFILQHGEISVNQLRDELQYGRKLTVQLIEYFDRSGFLRRKGNVHLLRDHDIF, via the coding sequence TATCACCGGCACTCACACCGCCCATTTACCGGAAGAAAAAAAGCGTGGCTTAACCATTGATTTAGGCTACGCTTATTTGCCGATACACACAGATTCAAACCAAACCGATACGCTTGGTTTTATTGACGTGCCGGGTCACCAAAAATTTTTATCGAATATGTTGGCAGGATTAGGCGGTGTAGAACATGCTCTGTTAGTCGTTTCGGCGGAAGAAGGGATTAAACCGCAAACGCTTGAACATTTTGAAATTCTTAACTTGCTGAATTTCAAGCATATTATGGTGGTATTAACCAAAGCGGATAAGGTTGAACCGGCGCAAATTGATCTGCTTATTTCGCAGATCAAGCAACAATTACCTTCGCTCAATAGCGCACCTTTTTTTGTGACTTCTTGTATAACAGGTGCCGGCATTGCCGAATTAAAAGCATATTTAATTGCGCAAAACCGACAAGTGACGAATAACCAGCCGTTTCGTTATGTTATCGACCGTGTGTTCCACATTAAAGGCGCCGGGCAGGTAGTGACCGGTACGGCAGTTGCCGGTAAAGTTGTTGTTGGTGATGAAATCTATTTGTCCGATGGAACAAAAGTACGAGTTAAAGCGATTCACGCACAAAATCATCCGTCAGAATCTGGCGTTGCCGGACAGCGTTTAGCGCTGAACCTCGCTAATGTGGATAAACAAAAAATCGCCCGAGGTCACTGTCTCACTGAGTTAGCACCAACATTTGCAACCGACCGTATTACGGTAAAACTGAGCGCTGCACAGCCATTAAAAGAAACGTCAGTGGTGCATATTTACCATTTTGCCTCGCATATCACTGGCAAATTAAGCTTACTCAATGCGAAACAAGCGGTCAAAAATACCGAATATTTTGCAGAAGTACTATTAGATGAGCCGTTACACATTGCATTCAATGATAAACTGATTATACGTAATGGTGATGACAGCCAAACCGTTGCCGGCGCACAGGTATTAGAAATTCACTCACCGAAACGCCATAAACGTAGCGAAGCTCGTTTAGCTTATTTAACCGCTTTGGCACAAGCCGGTAATCATGCACAACGTATCGCGCTTTATCTGCAACACAATGTTCTTGCGCTGGAACGTTTATTATGGGACGAACAATTATTTGCGACAGAGATTGCCAGACTTGGTTTTGATACGAATGCCGAATGGCTTTATAGCTCGACTTTCAAACAAACAGCTCAACAAAAAGTGTTAACTAAACTAGCGGAATATCATTCGCTCCATCAAGATCAATTAGGCGTAGCGAAAGCCCGCCTACGTAGAATGGCATTATTGGAATTGCCTGAAAAGCTCGGATTGGCATTTATTGATGATCTGTTAACCACACAACTATTAGCCCAAACACGTGGCTGGTTGCATCTGCCCGATCATCGCATTGAGTTTAATCCGCAAGAATTGCAAATTTGGCAACAAATTCGACCGCTTTTCGAAGCAACCAACCAAGCATTATGGGTACGAGATATTGCAAATCAATTGGCAATTGATGAAACCGAAATGCGAAATTTATTATATAAAGCAGGGAAATTAGGCTATTTAATCCCTATTGTGAAAGACCGTTTCTTATTAAATGAACAAATTGAAGCCTTTGCGCAATTGATTCGAGACTTTATTCTCCAACACGGCGAAATCTCGGTAAATCAACTACGAGACGAACTTCAATACGGACGCAAGCTCACCGTACAATTAATTGAATATTTTGACCGCTCCGGCTTTTTACGCCGTAAAGGCAATGTACATTTATTAAGAGACCACGACATTTTTTAA